A single region of the Saprospiraceae bacterium genome encodes:
- a CDS encoding TrkA C-terminal domain-containing protein, which yields MIEAFRSSPLLLLFVVCAIGYWVGSIRIRGTSLGVAAVLFVGLGFGALDKGLMVPEIIIFLGLSIFVYTIGLSSGPVFFATFKRRGFRDILFVVGMLTFSAAITVGLFHLFDLEAATAAGLFAGSTTNTPALAGLLDLIQKTASSQELSTMAQEAVVGYSLSYPMGVLGVMLVIGVMQKWLHIDYKAEEVILQKNYPINEIISSQTIEVTNEAVIGIELRELFRRFNGRIVFGRLQRGEEIRLANWDTQLQLHDNLVIIAGANLLEEVTKLLGRFSSNQLDYDRRLYDIRGLFVSNPKIAGEKIAALNLQEKYPAVITRVQRGDVTLLANGETILELGDRVQIVARRKDLPALNSFFGNSYEALSHINLFSFGVGMALGLLLGMVNFQLPGGINFNLGFAGGPLVVALFLGNLRRTGAIVWALPYSANLSLRQFSLILLLAGIGIRSGHTFLTTLMEGGGALIFLCGAIISCLSAFATLLIGFKLLKIPFSFLTGMVANQPAILDYAMQSSGNKLPTIGYTVMLPIAVITKILFVQILFALLN from the coding sequence ATGATAGAAGCCTTTAGATCTAGTCCGCTCTTATTGTTGTTTGTGGTCTGTGCCATTGGATACTGGGTGGGTAGTATTCGTATTCGAGGGACCAGCCTGGGCGTAGCAGCCGTTCTATTCGTCGGATTAGGATTTGGTGCCTTGGATAAAGGGTTGATGGTACCTGAGATCATCATCTTTCTGGGGCTGAGTATCTTTGTCTATACCATTGGATTAAGTAGCGGGCCCGTTTTCTTTGCCACTTTTAAGCGAAGGGGATTCCGCGACATTCTATTCGTCGTTGGGATGCTCACTTTTTCGGCGGCCATCACGGTCGGTCTATTTCATCTTTTCGATTTGGAGGCGGCTACTGCTGCCGGTTTGTTCGCGGGCAGTACAACCAATACGCCTGCTTTGGCGGGTCTATTAGACCTTATCCAAAAAACAGCCAGTTCCCAGGAGTTGAGTACTATGGCGCAAGAAGCCGTGGTGGGCTATTCCCTCTCCTACCCTATGGGTGTGCTGGGGGTTATGCTGGTCATTGGGGTCATGCAAAAATGGCTTCACATTGATTACAAGGCAGAGGAAGTGATCCTACAAAAAAATTATCCTATTAATGAAATCATTAGCAGCCAGACGATCGAAGTGACCAATGAAGCAGTAATAGGCATTGAATTGCGAGAATTGTTTCGACGGTTTAATGGCCGCATCGTCTTTGGTCGCTTGCAGCGAGGAGAAGAAATTCGGCTGGCCAACTGGGATACTCAGCTCCAATTGCATGACAACCTCGTCATTATTGCCGGTGCCAATTTATTGGAGGAAGTGACCAAGCTACTTGGCCGCTTTTCAAGTAACCAGTTGGACTATGACCGACGGCTCTATGATATTAGAGGGCTTTTTGTCTCCAACCCCAAAATAGCTGGAGAGAAAATTGCTGCACTCAATTTACAAGAAAAATACCCTGCCGTAATTACCAGGGTACAGCGCGGTGATGTCACCTTATTAGCCAATGGAGAAACCATCCTTGAATTAGGCGACCGCGTACAAATCGTCGCCCGACGGAAGGATCTACCTGCCCTCAACTCTTTTTTTGGCAATTCTTATGAAGCCTTAAGTCATATCAACCTCTTTTCTTTTGGGGTAGGCATGGCCTTGGGGCTGCTCCTGGGGATGGTCAATTTTCAACTCCCTGGCGGTATTAATTTTAACCTGGGTTTTGCGGGTGGGCCATTAGTCGTGGCGCTCTTTCTGGGTAATTTGCGCCGGACAGGCGCCATTGTTTGGGCTTTGCCCTATAGTGCCAACCTTAGTTTGCGACAATTTAGCCTCATCCTCTTACTCGCAGGCATCGGCATTCGCTCCGGGCATACCTTTTTGACCACCCTGATGGAAGGAGGAGGGGCCTTGATCTTTCTTTGTGGCGCCATCATTAGTTGCCTCAGCGCTTTTGCAACCCTGCTCATTGGTTTTAAACTCCTAAAGATCCCCTTTAGCTTTTTGACCGGAATGGTGGCCAATCAACCAGCCATTCTCGATTATGCTATGCAATCCTCAGGGAATAAACTGCCGACTATCGGTTATACCGTCATGCTACCCATCGCCGTGATTACCAAGATTTTATTTGTTCAAATCCTTTTTGCTTTGCTGAATTAG
- a CDS encoding YgiQ family radical SAM protein: MFDDRPTTDWLPITQKEVEMRGWEELDVILISGDAYVDHPAFGTAVIGRIMESEGLRIGIVPQPNWKDDLRDFKKMGKPRMFFGVTSGCMDSMVNHYTASRRRRSTDAYTPGGTSGFRPDYATTEYTKILKQLYPDVPVLIGGIEASLRRVTHYDYWADKLFPNILSMSGADMLVYGMGEMPLREIIRLLRKGVPFSSIKTVPQTAVLHPRKEDLPINKNWEDLTLSSHEKCLRDKRSYAANFKHIEQESNKVNARRLIQGCGDHHLIINPPYPPMTENEIDTSFDLPYTRMPHPKYKKRGSVPAYEMIRFSVNMHRGCFGGCSFCTISAHQGKFIASRSEESIMKEVDQVTKMPDFKGYISDLGGPSANMYKMKGKIQSICDRCVSPSCIHPVICSNLDTSHKPMTELYKKVDAHPAVKKAFVGSGIRYDLLVDSYNKNNDGSLDEYMEQVVTCHISGRLKVAPEHTSDATLRIMRKPSFKHFHEFKKKYEQINKKHGLNQPLIPYFISSHPGSQVEDMANLAAETKDMGFKLEQVQDFTPTPMTVATVIYYTGLHPYTLQPVYTAKSPIEKKKQHLFFFWHKRENHEEIRAKLKSIGREDLIDKLIGDKKKHQKREFLKSRSKKNRG, translated from the coding sequence ATGTTTGATGATCGACCAACAACTGATTGGCTACCTATCACCCAAAAGGAGGTAGAAATGCGCGGATGGGAGGAATTGGATGTCATCCTGATTTCCGGTGATGCCTATGTGGATCATCCGGCCTTTGGGACAGCCGTGATCGGCCGTATTATGGAAAGTGAAGGCTTGAGGATTGGCATTGTACCACAGCCCAATTGGAAGGACGATTTGAGAGACTTTAAAAAGATGGGGAAACCACGAATGTTTTTTGGGGTGACCTCTGGGTGTATGGATTCGATGGTTAATCATTATACGGCGTCGCGGCGCAGGCGTTCTACAGATGCCTATACGCCTGGGGGGACCTCGGGCTTCCGCCCGGACTATGCAACGACCGAGTATACCAAGATTCTGAAGCAGCTCTATCCTGATGTTCCTGTTTTGATTGGAGGGATTGAGGCCTCGCTCCGGAGGGTGACGCATTACGATTATTGGGCTGATAAGTTATTCCCTAATATCCTTAGTATGAGCGGGGCTGATATGTTGGTGTATGGGATGGGAGAAATGCCCTTGCGTGAAATCATTCGCTTGTTGCGAAAAGGAGTGCCTTTTTCTTCCATAAAAACGGTTCCACAGACGGCCGTTCTTCATCCCCGAAAGGAGGATTTGCCAATCAATAAAAACTGGGAGGACTTGACGCTCAGCTCGCACGAAAAGTGTTTACGCGATAAGCGTTCTTATGCTGCCAATTTCAAACACATCGAACAAGAGTCAAATAAGGTAAATGCCAGACGCCTGATCCAGGGCTGTGGCGACCACCACCTGATCATCAATCCGCCCTATCCGCCAATGACGGAAAATGAGATTGATACTTCATTTGATCTGCCATATACCCGCATGCCGCACCCGAAGTATAAGAAGCGGGGTTCTGTGCCCGCCTATGAAATGATCCGGTTTTCAGTAAATATGCACCGTGGTTGCTTTGGGGGATGTAGTTTTTGTACGATTTCGGCCCACCAAGGCAAGTTTATCGCCAGCCGTTCAGAGGAGTCTATCATGAAGGAGGTCGATCAGGTAACTAAAATGCCTGACTTCAAGGGTTATATCAGCGACTTGGGCGGTCCCTCTGCGAACATGTACAAAATGAAAGGCAAGATCCAGTCCATTTGTGATCGTTGCGTGAGCCCCTCTTGTATCCACCCGGTGATCTGTAGTAATTTGGATACGAGCCATAAACCCATGACCGAATTGTACAAAAAGGTAGATGCGCATCCGGCGGTGAAAAAAGCCTTCGTGGGAAGTGGCATTCGATATGATTTATTGGTGGACAGTTACAATAAGAACAACGATGGTAGTCTGGATGAGTATATGGAACAGGTGGTCACCTGCCATATCAGTGGCCGCTTGAAGGTTGCTCCCGAGCACACTTCAGATGCCACCCTGCGGATCATGCGAAAACCTTCTTTTAAGCACTTTCATGAGTTCAAGAAAAAATACGAGCAAATCAATAAAAAACATGGCCTCAATCAGCCGTTAATCCCTTACTTTATCTCCAGCCACCCTGGCTCTCAGGTCGAAGATATGGCGAACCTGGCCGCAGAGACCAAAGACATGGGCTTCAAACTAGAGCAGGTCCAGGATTTTACGCCAACCCCTATGACGGTGGCTACGGTTATCTATTATACTGGCTTACATCCCTATACGCTGCAACCCGTCTACACCGCTAAATCACCTATTGAAAAGAAAAAACAACACCTCTTCTTTTTTTGGCACAAACGAGAAAACCACGAGGAAATCAGAGCCAAACTCAAAAGTATTGGCCGCGAAGATTTGATTGACAAGTTAATTGGCGATAAGAAAAAACACCAGAAACGGGAGTTTTTGAAAAGCAGGTCTAAGAAAAATAGAGGGTAG
- a CDS encoding DUF1990 domain-containing protein, translated as MLPRPFIPSKVTLAQWLSTAALSAHSYPEVGASRGDFPVAYDHDHNKTYLGEGDKTFEAAKWAIHNWHMFPAPWTKVYPYPAPLQKGTAVLVLFRLFGLWWVNPCRIIYIVDEKMRFGFAYGTLPGHVEKGEEYFGVYQDEAGKVWYEIHAFSRPAHWAVRLSYPLSRRFQRRFVRGSLARMREATSEAKG; from the coding sequence ATGCTTCCAAGACCATTCATTCCCAGCAAGGTGACCTTAGCGCAATGGCTGTCAACAGCAGCGTTGAGCGCCCATTCTTATCCGGAAGTTGGCGCGTCCAGGGGAGACTTCCCCGTGGCCTATGATCACGATCACAACAAAACGTATCTAGGCGAAGGAGACAAAACCTTTGAGGCCGCCAAATGGGCGATCCACAACTGGCACATGTTTCCTGCCCCATGGACAAAAGTGTACCCCTACCCTGCTCCCCTTCAAAAAGGAACAGCAGTCCTCGTTTTATTTCGCCTTTTTGGCTTGTGGTGGGTCAATCCATGTCGCATCATTTATATCGTGGATGAAAAAATGCGTTTCGGATTTGCCTATGGGACACTGCCAGGACACGTAGAAAAGGGGGAGGAGTATTTTGGCGTTTACCAAGATGAAGCGGGGAAGGTTTGGTATGAAATCCACGCTTTCTCTCGACCAGCCCATTGGGCCGTTCGCTTAAGCTATCCCTTATCGCGGCGATTTCAGCGGCGATTCGTACGAGGCTCTTTAGCAAGGATGAGGGAGGCAACGAGTGAGGCGAAGGGGTGA
- a CDS encoding LytTR family DNA-binding domain-containing protein, producing MSTIIRKLSTDPFLQPTQVFLMAVLWLGMAIISTGVAVLFRLHSRLALSLYRIFDLSFYYVIPALLWIIITPFIFYWAQKYPLAKTKWKGHLRQHLLLASLLAPLLRFIALYFDFSIKWQLGMVEQSPLKIIKEVYLLGLASIPGEFFNYFFVLGVYYLLKNGTQVETTANPRPLLAIRQGQQHIHLPIEDLYGAEAAGNYVLLFTADKSYRIRKTIKGLNEELSAFGFFRIHRSVLVNAKYVHSLWHWRRGEYLVLMKNEKRFTSSRTYLQNIQQMKL from the coding sequence ATGTCTACTATCATCCGAAAATTGTCGACTGATCCCTTTCTCCAGCCGACGCAGGTCTTTCTCATGGCAGTGCTGTGGCTAGGCATGGCCATAATTTCAACGGGAGTCGCTGTTTTATTCAGGCTTCATTCCCGGTTAGCGCTTAGCCTTTATCGGATTTTTGATTTATCTTTTTATTATGTGATCCCCGCATTATTGTGGATCATCATCACGCCATTTATTTTTTATTGGGCCCAAAAATACCCCTTGGCTAAAACAAAATGGAAAGGTCATCTTCGCCAACACCTACTTCTCGCCTCCCTTTTAGCACCACTCCTAAGGTTTATCGCCTTATATTTTGATTTTTCCATCAAATGGCAACTAGGCATGGTTGAACAGTCCCCCCTAAAGATAATAAAGGAGGTCTATCTCCTTGGTTTGGCTTCTATTCCTGGTGAATTTTTCAATTATTTCTTTGTCTTGGGTGTTTATTACTTGTTGAAAAATGGGACACAGGTCGAAACTACTGCCAATCCCCGTCCACTATTAGCAATCAGGCAAGGTCAGCAACATATCCATTTACCTATTGAGGACTTGTATGGGGCAGAAGCAGCTGGCAACTATGTACTACTTTTCACGGCAGATAAATCCTACCGAATTCGGAAGACCATAAAAGGTTTAAATGAGGAGCTAAGCGCTTTTGGTTTTTTCCGCATTCATCGGTCCGTTTTGGTCAACGCCAAATATGTGCATTCCCTTTGGCATTGGCGGCGTGGCGAGTACTTGGTTTTGATGAAAAATGAAAAGCGATTCACCTCTAGTCGCACCTACTTGCAAAACATTCAACAAATGAAGCTTTGA
- a CDS encoding YceI family protein, protein MKKKGILLFVCCLVCTLGFSQNNTRFLTVEPNHSTIGFRIPISGGLTLVTGKFTEFDLELSLANGDWTQAQASFSIQVKSINTGIDERDKHLQSPDFFDVEKYPTITFVSEKITAIDSTHFVASGTFSMHGIEKNISLPFQVLGAEGNTIGIQIRTSLNRVDYEVGGGFQHSTMPDFLGNEVEVEINFWTKRDKRKD, encoded by the coding sequence ATGAAGAAAAAAGGAATACTACTTTTTGTTTGCTGCCTGGTATGCACGCTAGGATTTTCTCAAAACAACACCCGCTTTCTGACGGTAGAACCTAATCATTCTACCATCGGATTTCGCATTCCCATCTCGGGTGGACTTACCTTGGTTACTGGAAAATTCACCGAATTTGATCTTGAACTTAGCTTAGCTAATGGAGATTGGACCCAGGCACAAGCGAGCTTTTCAATCCAGGTGAAAAGCATCAATACAGGCATTGACGAAAGGGATAAACACCTGCAATCGCCTGATTTTTTTGATGTCGAAAAATACCCTACCATCACCTTCGTCAGCGAAAAGATTACAGCCATTGATAGTACCCATTTTGTAGCCAGTGGTACCTTTAGTATGCATGGTATAGAAAAAAACATCTCGCTCCCCTTCCAAGTACTAGGTGCAGAGGGTAATACCATAGGCATTCAAATTCGAACCAGTCTAAATCGGGTAGATTATGAGGTGGGTGGCGGATTCCAGCATAGTACCATGCCAGATTTCCTGGGCAATGAAGTCGAAGTAGAGATTAACTTTTGGACAAAACGAGATAAGCGGAAGGATTAA